The Heyndrickxia acidicola sequence ATTCCGCTTTCCGGTTGTTCAGGACCCAAAGGTGAAACCCGAGCCGACAATGAGGGAACGACCGATTTCAGAAAAGCCAAGGCATCCGATTTCAGAAAAGCCAAGGCATCCGATTTCAGAAAAGCCAAGGCATCCGATTTCAGAAAAGCCAAGGCCGCAGTATACACGTTCCTTCTCTCCTGAAAAAAAACCGGATACACCAGTAAAAACAGTAAAAGTCAAAGAGCCTCAGCACGAATGGACGCGGAAAATAGAACCCAAGGCAAAGCAGCCATTTAAACCGACTGCGATTCCTTCGCCTATCTATGGGTTCAATAACCGTCCCAAGAAGGAAAAAAAAACAGAAGTTCCAGAGTTTGAATTAAAGGGCGGAATGTTTGAAGGCTATCCTTTTAAAAAAACAGATCGCATTCCGATTAAAGAGTCATTGGTAAAACAGGCGCCGTCAACAAATAAACAGGTCATGGTACAAGAGAAAGAGAGTTTGAAGGAAGAGGCTCGTCCTTCTCCTGGAGTTTTTGAAAAAACGTTACCTCAGAATCAAACCCATGAATCAGAAAGTAAATATGGGGTGGAGGAGTCCAGTCCATTCCGGGGTTCTTTCCAGCCAGTGGAGCAGCAAAGTCACTCCAGAATGGAAGAAACACCCGAAAAAGTAATGGCAATAGAAGTGCCAAAGCTTGATAGTGGCGAACAATTAAAAAAGGAAGCAGCATCCTCCACTGAGCAACAGGTCTATGCAGAAAAGCTAAGAGAGGAACGCAAACAAAATGTTCCCCATGATATGAGTGAGAGCATTGAGGAAGAGACGATGGAGGCTATAAATGCAGATCCACCAGCAGAAGGAATCAATACCCCTGTACATATTTTGCCTCAGGCACCGCAGAGCAGACTGGGATTAGATGAAAAGGAAGATTTGCCTTCAGAAAAAGATTTAACTTTAGAGGAGCTTCAGCCGATTGAAAGAAAGGCAGATCCTGAGGCTATCCAGGGGAGTATAGCCGATGAAGCAGCTGAAATAGAGGAGAATGTGCCTGACACGCTTGAATTGGATACACGTAAAGAAGAGGAGCCTGCGATAAAAAGACGCTCCCATATTCCCTTTAATGTCATTATGCTGAAGCAGGATAAAAAGAAGCGGGAGCATATTCAGCCTAATATACCGGACACAGCCGTTATGAAGGAAGAGGTTTCCGTTACCAAGGAAACTGTACTCGAACAAGCTGTACAGACTCAGGCAGTGGAGGACTATCAGCTGCCCCAATTGAGTGAAGTAGCTTGCGAGGGAACATTTGTTTATCCTTCGATTGATTTACTGACCCCGCCTGTAAGCAGAGAAATGGATGAAGAGTGGATTCGTGAACAAAGCGAGGTTCTGGACAATACATTAATTAACTTTAATGTTCGCGCAAAAGTGGTTAACGTCAGCCAGGGACCCTCTGTTACGCGGTTTGAAATCCAGCCTGAACCGGGAGTCAAAGTAAATAAGATTACAAATTTAACAGATGATATTAAATTAAGCCTTGCTGCAAGAGACATTCGAATAGAGGCGCCGATTCCCGGAAAGCATACAGTCGGAATCGAAATTCCAAATGAACAAAGCCGTCCGGTATTCCTAAGTGAGATTATTGAAAGCCCCGCTTTCCAAGAAAGTACGTCGCCCTTAACAGCAGCGTTAGGATTGGATATTTCAGGGAAACCTATTATTACGGATTTACGGAAAATGCCCCATGGTCTAATTGCAGGTGCAACAGGCTCTGGAAAAAGTGTTTGTATTAACTCCATTTTGGTGAGCCTGCTTTACAAAGCATCTCCAAGAGATTTAAAGCTCCTGTTAATTGATCCAAAAATGGTGGAATTAGCACCATATAATCATATTCCGCATTTGGTCAGCCCGGTTATCACGGATGTAAAAGCTGCAACAGCCTCATTGAAATGGGCGGTTGAAGAAATGGAAAGGCGTTATGAACTCTTTGCTCATGCAGGCGTGCGTGATATTACACGTTTCAACGAGATGGCAGTGAAGCATAGAAGATTCAATGAAAAGCTGCCTTTCATTGTGATTATCATAGATGAGCTTGCAGATCTCATGATGATGTCTCCTGATGATGTAGAGACGGCTATCTGCCGTATTGCACAAAAAGCAAGGGCATGCGGTATCCATTTAATTGTTGCAACACAGAGGCCGTCAGTGGACGTTATCACTGGACTGATTAAAGCGAACATCCCAACAAGGACTGCTTTCTCTGTTTCTTCTCAAATCGATTCTAGGACAATTATTGATATGGGAGGGGCAGAAAAGCTTCTCGGGCGCGGGGATATGCTATTCCTGGAAAATGGTTCATCCAAACCGCAGCGCTTGCAGGGAACGTTTGTCTCAGATGAAGAAATTGATCTTGTTGTTGCTCATGTCAGAAATCAAGAAAAACCTAATTACCTTTTTGAGCAAGAAGAGCTTTTGAAAAAGTCGCAAATTCAGGAAGAGGAAGATGAATTGTTTTATGATGCCTGCGAATTTGTCATTGATCAAGGCGGTGCATCCACTTCTCTTTTACAAAGGAATTTCAGGGTAGGATATAACCGTGCTGCCCGCCTGATTGAGATGATGGAAAGTCAGGGGATTATTTCGGAGCCGAAAGGAAGTAAACCAAGGGATATTTTAATTACGATGGATGAATTTCTCTTAATACAGGATACTAATAAAGAATCATAAAAGCATGATTCTAAGTTATCGGTAAGGCCCTGCTCATTCTTTTAGAAATGGTGGCTGGGCCTTATCAAATGTTCAGAGCATATATAATATGTAAATGTTGACATTTACATATTTACTCTGATAATTGGTGCGGTTATTCGGAATTTTTGAGGGACAAGAAGGCAAAGTGAGACTCACGTAAGAGCAGTTTACACAGAGAAAATTCCCCGTGGAAAGCGAGTGCCTGGGAAGGGAATCAACAGCCAATTTCTAAATGAAATCTGTTTTCAATTCATACAGGAATTTTATTTCCATGTTCACTCCGTTTAAAAAGTGATATACTTGTTTGGTATGATCTTTTAAGGGGCTCGTTTTTTGGACAATCCTGAAAGTTCATGCGTATTTTTAGCAAATGATAGTTCGTTATCATATACTGCATACATATAGACATTGTTGGAGGTTCTATTATGACTGTATACCATTTCGTAGGCATTAAGGGATCCGGTATGAGTGCACTTGCACAAATACTTCACGATATGGGCTATGAGGTGCAAGGATCAGATATTGAAAAGTATTTTTTTACCCAAAAAGCCTTAGAGGATTCAGGTATAAAAATATTACCATTCCAGCGCGAAAATATTCATCCTGGCTTAACCGTCATTGCCGGTAACGCGTTTCCTGATACACACGAAGAAATTGAAGAAGCATTGAAGCTGGGCATTCCTGTTATACGATACCATAAATTTTTGGGGGACTTTTTAGGCAGGTTCACAAGCGTGGCCGTTACGGGTGCGCATGGGAAAACCTCCACAACAGGCCTTCTTGCTCATGTGATGAAAGGGATAAAACCAACTTCCTATTTGATTGGAGACGGAACTGGCAAAGGAGTTAAAGATGCTGAGTATTTTGTATTCGAAGCATGCGAATATAGACGCCACTTTCTTTCCTATTCCCCTGACTATGCCATTATGACAAATATTGACTTTGACCATCCTGATTATTTTGCCAATGTGGACGATGTGTTTTCGGCATTTCAGGAAATGGCCATGCAGGTGAAAAAAGGAATTATTGCCTATGGCGATGATGAACAGCTTCAAAGAATTCAAGCCAAGGTTCCGGTTCTTTTCTATGGATTTGCTGAGGAAAATGATTTTCAGGCCAGAAATATAGTGAAAGTGGAATCAGGTACTCAGTTTGATGTACAGGTACGGAACAATTTCTACGCCACTTTCGAAATACCTACCTTCGGCGACCATAATGTTTTAAATGCACTGGGTGTCATTGCATTATGCCATTACGAAGACGTTGACACGGAAGCTGTTAAAGAGCATTTAAAAACATTCACTGGTGTAAAAAGAAGATTTACAGAAAAGCAGATTGGTTCCCAAATTATTGTAGACGACTACGCTCATCATCCTACCGAAATCAAGGCAACCATTGACTCAGCCCGTCAAAAGTATGCTGGACGCAAAATTGTGGCGGTTTTCCAGCCCCATACTTTTACAAGGACGCAAACGTTCTTAAATGAATTTGCGCAAACTCTAAGTGAAGCAGATGAAGTGTTCCTTTGTGAAATTTTTGGCTCTGCCAGAGAAAATCATGGGAAGCTATCCATCGAGGATTTGCAGGGGAAAATTGAGAATGCTCATATTTTAAGTGAAGAAGATACTTCGCCGCTGTTAGCGTTGGATAACAGTGTCATTCTCTTCATGGGTGCAGGTGATATTCAAAAATTCCAGGCTGCCTATGAAAACCTGTTAAAGACAAAAGAAGCATAAGCCTAAAAAGATGATCTCTGCATCCAGCAGGGATCTTTCTTTTTTGGGCTGTATGAAATGGAGAGTAGCTTTTCCTTTTTAAAATACCCTCCTAGGCAAGGTGAATCCACTGCAGAAGGGTATTTATTTTCATTATTTAAGGTTTTCCGGGTTTAATCCTTTAAGCTCTGGAATGACAAACAAACCATCTTTACGGATTAGGACATCATCAAAATAGATTTCTCCTCCGCCGTATTCAGGCCGCTGGATAACCACCATATCCCAATGGATGTTGGAATGGTTGCCATTGTATGCATCGTCATAGCATTGGCCCGGAGTGAAATGGAAGCTGCCGGCAATCTTTTCGTCAAATAAAATATCCTGCATAGGATGAAGAATGAACGGGTTTACTCCGATGGCAAATTCCCCTACATAACGTGCACCTTCATCGGTATCAAAGATTTTATTGATGCGCTCTGTATCATTGGAGGTTGCTTCTACAATTTTTCCATCCTTAAAGGTCAGCTTTACATTTTCAAAAGTGAATCCCTGGTATGGTGAAGGGGTATTGTATGTAATGGTGCCATTGATGGATTCACGGACGGGTGCGGTATACACTTCGCCGTCAGGGATATTCAGCCTTCCTGCACATTTAACGGCAGGGATGTCCTTAATAGAAAAAGTTAGGTCTGTCCCTTCGCTTACTAGGCGGACTTTATCCGTGCGATTCATAAGTTCTACCAGCGGAGTCATGGCTTCATCCATTTTGCTGTAGTCTAAATTGCACACATCAAAATAAAAGTCTTCAAATGCCTCTGTGCTCATTTTTGCTAATTGAGCCATAGAAGAGTTAGGATAGCGAAGAACCACCCATTTTGTTTTTGGCACGCGAATATCACGATGAACCTTTTTGCCGATGGTATTGCCATGGATTTTCATTTTATCAGCGGGAACATCTGCATGTTCATTAATATTGTCGCCAGACCTTAGGCCAATATAGCCATCCATTTTTGCCATAACTTCAGCTTCAAAATCAGCGATCATATTAAATTGGTCTTCTTGTGCACCCATTAAAAGGGCACGGTCCACCTGAGTGTCCTTTAAAGAAACAAAAGGATAGCCTCCTGCAGCATAGGCTTCTTTTACAAGGGCTGTAACAAGTTCCTTTTGAAGGCCGAAGTTTTCTATTAAAACTTTTTCGCCGGGCTGCAATTGTACAGAATAGTTAATTAAATTTTTTGCCAATGTTTCAATACGCGGATCCTTCATATATAATAATCCTCCAAGAAAATAATAGAATACAATACTATTGTAACCAAAAAGTTGAAAATTGGGAGAGAAAAGAGTGTTTGTTTAGAAAAAAACTTCTCTTCTAAAAGAACCCCTTGGAGAAAAGAGGCGTTTTATGAGAAAATAAATAAGATGAACCAGTTGTCCTTTGGTCCTAGGCTGGCGGCAGGAAGGAAATGTCGGGCTTAGTCTCGAATGACATTAGAGAAACAGTGTTTATCTTATTTATACGCGGGTATTATTTATTTACATAGGAGGTGCCAAGGGATGATTATTATTTTGTATTTAAGTATTGCGCTTATTGCAATCGCGTTTTTGATTCTCGTTATCAGTCTGACAAAAACGTTGAAATCTGTAAGCGTCACACTTGATAGTATTTCAAAAACCGTAGACGGATTAGAAGGGCAGCTAAAGGGTGTGACTGGCGAAACAACGATGCTGTTACATAAAACCAATGAATTAGCCCTCGACATCCAGGAGAAATCCGAAAAACTCAATGCGGTTGTTTATGCTGTTAAAGATGTAGGAACCACGATTTCGGATTTAAATAACTCTGTTAAAAAGGTGACGACAAGCATTTCTTCCACTATGGTCAGGAATCAGGATAAAATTTCACAAGTCGTTCAGTGGGGAAGTGCGATAAAGGAATTAAAGGATAAGTGGACTGAAAAAAAGGTTAAAAAGCAGGATCAGGAATTTGTGGTGGACAAGGCAACGTCTGATGTAAGCAGAAGACCACGCCGTGCAAGAATGCACGATCAATAATTTTTGAAGGAAAAAAGGGCTTCCTATTAAAATGAAAGAGGAGGAATTAAAAATGACAGTGACAGAAAATAGACTTAACGAATTAGAGGAAAAAAACAGTTCAAAAGATTTTTTTGTTGGTGCGATCATCGGCGGTGTCATTGGCGCAGCAGCAGCGTTACTGCTTGCACCTAAGACGGGGAAAGAACTTAGAAATGATCTGAGCGGACAGATGGATACCCTAATGAATAGAACAGATCAATGGAGAGAGGTTGCCGGACAAAAAAGCAATCAATTTGCGGCAGCAGCCATGGAAAAAACAGGCCAAATGAGAGATATGGCAATGGAAAAGGGCAATCAGTTAGTAGGCGCAGTTAAAGAAAAGACCCAGCAAGCAAAAGAGCAGGGTACTGAAGCCATCAAAAATACATCAGACGAAATGCAAAATATATCAGCAGATGAATAAAAATAGGACGAAATGAGGGGCAAAATGCCTTTTATTTCGTCCTTTTTTCTAAGACTCTATTAAAGATAATTGTTAATTTTTCGCCCTTGTGGATTTGATGATACAAGACACACCAGCTGCAAGCGGAACGCGAGTGCTTGAATTCAACAGGCAAGATTAACAAGAACATTAATAATGCATGTTTTGCGGACGAGCGGAAAACGGCCATACAATTTCCAATTGGTCACCCTCTGAAATTTCTTCGTTAAAAGATGTCCGTTCTTTATTTTTGAGAAGCAAAAATTTCCCCTGCCCATTTTGGGGCATCTCAATTTCTACATGGCGAAAGATATCCTGGAAAAGAAAGGGTTCGGATTCTCTTTGCTTTATTTCAATTGCATCACCAGGCACCAGCACATCCGTTTCCCTTAGTCTATTGCCTTTTTTCCATATATCGGCACACGGCTTGAAAATAGTAATTTGTTCATTGTTAAAAAATACGGTCAGCTGAGAATATAAATCTACTTTTTTTACTTCAGCAAAATTGGACGCTGTTGGAAGCAGACGCTTGACAACCTGTATTTGATCGCCATCCTTAAAAGAGGAAGAGGCTCTTGCTTCTTTACCATTTATCGATAATTTGCTGGAGAAGGAGGGAATAAAGGTATCCTTGCCATTTACAACTAAACGGAATGTTTTCAATTCATTCAAAAGAGCTTGCAAATTCAGGGATGTAAACAGCTCTTCCAGCGTTTCAGGAAACGATATTTCCAGCTCATCGTGATCCTCTGCCCATTCATTCTCTGCAGCATCTCTTCCGTTTTTTAAAATCCTCATACGAACGGTGTATTCCCTGTCGTTAATAGTGACTTTCTTACAGGGGATATCATCCAGGAGATCCTTTATCTTTATTTGCGCCGGATTCCCATCCGCTCCTTTTATAGCAGTTATCCAATCACCATTTTCAATCCTTTCATCCAATTGGCATTCTACATTGTTCCTGAGGACTTTACCCCGCAAGCCGTGTTCGCCTGGAATGGTGATGGTTTGGCCGTTTAACGAAATTATGGATGCCATTCCAGGTTTGCCATGAAGTGAATTGATTTTTAAGCCCGAGGCCAACAGGCAGTCACCGACGGTTAATTGCTTTATATCAAAAAGTCGTATAGGCTGTTCGTTTACATAGGCTGTAACATAATGCACAGGGGTTTGTTTGCTGGCAATGGCAATTCCGATTGGCGTAACAAATTCAGGGCTTTCAGGAATATTTTCTGAAAGTGTTAATTGCTGTATGGCATCAGTCCCGCGAATCGCCACTCGATTTGCAGGCAATCCAAGCATCTCTGCAATTTTTTCCGAAATGCCCGGTGTCAGGCTGCCACCGCCAACTAGCATAACTGCCTGCGGGGAAGATTTGTTGTTCAGAAATAAAATTTCTTTTGCAATCTCATCAGCAAGACGGTCAATAGAAGGGGTAATGCCCTTGATGACATCCTCTGTGTTACATTCATTTTCATATCCCAAGATATCTGTAATTCTCAAGGAGCTTTTCGTTAGCAGTTCTCTCTTGGCTTGTTCCGCGTGTGGAAAATCGAGGAGAAGATAATCGCTAATGGCTTCTGTAATCTCGTCTCCTGCCAAAGGCACCATTCCATATGCAGCAATTGTGCCTTTACTTGTGAGGGCAATATCTGAGGTGCCCGCACCGATGTCCACCAATGCTACGTTCAAGCGGCGCATAGACGCAGGAATTAAGACATTAATAGCGGCAATCGGTTCCAGCGTTAAGGCATCCATTTCTAAATTTGCCCTTGTCAGTGCTGAAATCAGGGACTCTACTACTACCCTGGGCAGGAAGGTTGCGATAATTTCAACTGAAGCTTCCTCGCCTTTCTGATCGATTAAACTTCCGATTACTTCACCATCGAGGCGATATTGGAAAACAGAGTACCCGACACAATAATAATATTTGCTTTTCTCAACAGGAAATTTCTCAGCTGCAATGGCTTGTGCTTCCTGAATCGCACTCAATTCCAGATGGAGGATGTCCTCCTTCGTCATCATGGGTTTTCCGTTTATAGGAATGCTCACCTGCGCTTTTTCTGTTTTTAAGGAACGTCCTGCAGCTGCCACACAAACAGAACGAAGAGGGCCATGCTTCTCCTCTAATATATTTTTTACTTCCCTGATCACTTTTGAAACGGCCACGACATCATGGATCTGTCCATCGAGCATTGCCCGTTCTTTATGCTCCCGTACGACCAGGTCCCTTACAAGATACTCCTTTTGGTTTGCTTCCTCCAGAATAATTCCCACAACTGATCGCGTACCAATGTCTAAGGCAAAAATATTCTGTTTTTTATTCAATTGATACACCTTCTTTGCTCATTGTCATGTTTGCTTTAATACATAAAAGCGTTTAATTGATAAAGTTTTCTCCGTGACATTTTTAAAACAATGCATTATAATTAGGCCTATTATTAAAAATATGGCTCTGTTAAATTTCTATGTTGATAAGTGCTCGTTTTTTATTTCATTTATGTGAAACAGCCGTTTTACACAAACGACCTAAAAACACCAGATTGCTTTAGCAAAGCCAATATATAAAAATATAGCTAACTGAAAAGGGATATTAGCAAAAAATCTGTTTCTTGCAGACTGTCTGTGAATCCAGCTAGAATGGGATCTTACTAAAATGTAT is a genomic window containing:
- a CDS encoding cell division protein FtsA; translation: MNKKQNIFALDIGTRSVVGIILEEANQKEYLVRDLVVREHKERAMLDGQIHDVVAVSKVIREVKNILEEKHGPLRSVCVAAAGRSLKTEKAQVSIPINGKPMMTKEDILHLELSAIQEAQAIAAEKFPVEKSKYYYCVGYSVFQYRLDGEVIGSLIDQKGEEASVEIIATFLPRVVVESLISALTRANLEMDALTLEPIAAINVLIPASMRRLNVALVDIGAGTSDIALTSKGTIAAYGMVPLAGDEITEAISDYLLLDFPHAEQAKRELLTKSSLRITDILGYENECNTEDVIKGITPSIDRLADEIAKEILFLNNKSSPQAVMLVGGGSLTPGISEKIAEMLGLPANRVAIRGTDAIQQLTLSENIPESPEFVTPIGIAIASKQTPVHYVTAYVNEQPIRLFDIKQLTVGDCLLASGLKINSLHGKPGMASIISLNGQTITIPGEHGLRGKVLRNNVECQLDERIENGDWITAIKGADGNPAQIKIKDLLDDIPCKKVTINDREYTVRMRILKNGRDAAENEWAEDHDELEISFPETLEELFTSLNLQALLNELKTFRLVVNGKDTFIPSFSSKLSINGKEARASSSFKDGDQIQVVKRLLPTASNFAEVKKVDLYSQLTVFFNNEQITIFKPCADIWKKGNRLRETDVLVPGDAIEIKQRESEPFLFQDIFRHVEIEMPQNGQGKFLLLKNKERTSFNEEISEGDQLEIVWPFSARPQNMHY
- a CDS encoding YtxH domain-containing protein, with protein sequence MTVTENRLNELEEKNSSKDFFVGAIIGGVIGAAAALLLAPKTGKELRNDLSGQMDTLMNRTDQWREVAGQKSNQFAAAAMEKTGQMRDMAMEKGNQLVGAVKEKTQQAKEQGTEAIKNTSDEMQNISADE
- a CDS encoding aminopeptidase, which codes for MKDPRIETLAKNLINYSVQLQPGEKVLIENFGLQKELVTALVKEAYAAGGYPFVSLKDTQVDRALLMGAQEDQFNMIADFEAEVMAKMDGYIGLRSGDNINEHADVPADKMKIHGNTIGKKVHRDIRVPKTKWVVLRYPNSSMAQLAKMSTEAFEDFYFDVCNLDYSKMDEAMTPLVELMNRTDKVRLVSEGTDLTFSIKDIPAVKCAGRLNIPDGEVYTAPVRESINGTITYNTPSPYQGFTFENVKLTFKDGKIVEATSNDTERINKIFDTDEGARYVGEFAIGVNPFILHPMQDILFDEKIAGSFHFTPGQCYDDAYNGNHSNIHWDMVVIQRPEYGGGEIYFDDVLIRKDGLFVIPELKGLNPENLK
- a CDS encoding DUF948 domain-containing protein produces the protein MIIILYLSIALIAIAFLILVISLTKTLKSVSVTLDSISKTVDGLEGQLKGVTGETTMLLHKTNELALDIQEKSEKLNAVVYAVKDVGTTISDLNNSVKKVTTSISSTMVRNQDKISQVVQWGSAIKELKDKWTEKKVKKQDQEFVVDKATSDVSRRPRRARMHDQ
- the murC gene encoding UDP-N-acetylmuramate--L-alanine ligase, whose product is MTVYHFVGIKGSGMSALAQILHDMGYEVQGSDIEKYFFTQKALEDSGIKILPFQRENIHPGLTVIAGNAFPDTHEEIEEALKLGIPVIRYHKFLGDFLGRFTSVAVTGAHGKTSTTGLLAHVMKGIKPTSYLIGDGTGKGVKDAEYFVFEACEYRRHFLSYSPDYAIMTNIDFDHPDYFANVDDVFSAFQEMAMQVKKGIIAYGDDEQLQRIQAKVPVLFYGFAEENDFQARNIVKVESGTQFDVQVRNNFYATFEIPTFGDHNVLNALGVIALCHYEDVDTEAVKEHLKTFTGVKRRFTEKQIGSQIIVDDYAHHPTEIKATIDSARQKYAGRKIVAVFQPHTFTRTQTFLNEFAQTLSEADEVFLCEIFGSARENHGKLSIEDLQGKIENAHILSEEDTSPLLALDNSVILFMGAGDIQKFQAAYENLLKTKEA
- a CDS encoding DNA translocase FtsK: MVQEKESLKEEARPSPGVFEKTLPQNQTHESESKYGVEESSPFRGSFQPVEQQSHSRMEETPEKVMAIEVPKLDSGEQLKKEAASSTEQQVYAEKLREERKQNVPHDMSESIEEETMEAINADPPAEGINTPVHILPQAPQSRLGLDEKEDLPSEKDLTLEELQPIERKADPEAIQGSIADEAAEIEENVPDTLELDTRKEEEPAIKRRSHIPFNVIMLKQDKKKREHIQPNIPDTAVMKEEVSVTKETVLEQAVQTQAVEDYQLPQLSEVACEGTFVYPSIDLLTPPVSREMDEEWIREQSEVLDNTLINFNVRAKVVNVSQGPSVTRFEIQPEPGVKVNKITNLTDDIKLSLAARDIRIEAPIPGKHTVGIEIPNEQSRPVFLSEIIESPAFQESTSPLTAALGLDISGKPIITDLRKMPHGLIAGATGSGKSVCINSILVSLLYKASPRDLKLLLIDPKMVELAPYNHIPHLVSPVITDVKAATASLKWAVEEMERRYELFAHAGVRDITRFNEMAVKHRRFNEKLPFIVIIIDELADLMMMSPDDVETAICRIAQKARACGIHLIVATQRPSVDVITGLIKANIPTRTAFSVSSQIDSRTIIDMGGAEKLLGRGDMLFLENGSSKPQRLQGTFVSDEEIDLVVAHVRNQEKPNYLFEQEELLKKSQIQEEEDELFYDACEFVIDQGGASTSLLQRNFRVGYNRAARLIEMMESQGIISEPKGSKPRDILITMDEFLLIQDTNKES